The following proteins are encoded in a genomic region of Arachis stenosperma cultivar V10309 chromosome 4, arast.V10309.gnm1.PFL2, whole genome shotgun sequence:
- the LOC130977101 gene encoding uncharacterized protein LOC130977101 isoform X2 → MASRVILQRKRSLLFNPVNQHARFILGFSSLGHGQAFESSDCEGLSQSPCCSPATTGHNKLGRSSSPAQKNDLAALAASRIFLHNYFRISNSGFRIEISPSRSKWSFQHVHYISTAATHQSGLASSNGGNEQSDAKQKKEASPEECDEAVQDLSTIKAKAKAKKLEESDKSAESIIKSLWAKILGIGPAIKAIMSMSRDDWAKKLRHWKDEFISTMKHYWFGTKLLWADVRISSRLLLKLAGGKSLSRRERQQLTRTTADIFRLVPVAVFIIVPFMELLLPVFLKLFPNMLPSTFQDKLKEEEALKRRLNARIEYAKFLQDTVKEMAKEVQHSRSGDIKKTAEDLDGFMNKVRTGARVSNDEILGFAKLFNDELTLDNISRPRLVNMCKYMGISPYGTDAYLRFMLRKRLQEIKNDDKLIQEEGVESLSEAELRQACRDRGLLGLLSVEEMRQQLRDWLDLSLNHSVPSSLLILSRAFSVSGKVGPEEAVQATLSSLPDEVVDTVGATSLPSEDSVSERKRKLEFLEMQEELIKEEEEKEVEQAKVTESVGSKRDLPLEEMASSKPKQAQEEVKAKVLDKQEQLCELSRALAVFASASSVSREREEFVRLVKKEVDLYNSMVGKEGTDAEQEARKAYQAARKDSDRAMGIALEDKVSSALADRVDNMLQTLEKEIDDVDAKIGDRWRLLDRDADGKVTPEEVVAAAIYLKDTLGKEAVHELISNLSKDSDGKILVEDILKLGKEDTEEETRS, encoded by the exons atgGCTTCGAGAGTGATTTTGCAAAGGAAAAGGAGCCTCTTGTTCAATCCTGTGAATCAACATGCTCGCTTTATTCTTGGATTCTCAAGCCTTGGGCATGGTCAAGCATTTGAGTCCAGTGATTGCGAAGGTTTGAGTCAGTCTCCCTGCTGTTCCCCGGCAACTACCGGACACAATAAACTGGGAAGAAGCTCATCTCCTGCCCAAAAGAATGATTTAGCAGCTCTAGCAGCATCGAGAATTTTCTTGCATAATTACTTTAGGATTTCAAATAGTGGATTTAGAATTGAGATTTCTCCATCAAGATCCAAGTGGTCATTCCAACATGTGCATTACATTTCCACGGCTGCAACTCATCAATCTGGATTGGCTAGCAGTAATGGGGGAAATGAACAATCAGATGCTAAACAGAAAAAGGAAGCTTCACCAGAGGAATGTGATGAAGCTGTTCAAGACTTGAGTACTATAAAAGCTAAAGCCAAGGCTAAAAAATTGGAAGAATCAGATAAGAGTGCCGAATCTATTATTAAGAGCTTATGGGCTAAGATTCTAGGAATTGGTCCAGCTATCAAAGCTATTATGTCAATGAGCAG GGATGACTGGGCCAAAAAGCTTCGCCACTGGAAGGATGAGTTTATATCTACAATGAAACACTACTGGTTTGGTACAAAACTACTTTGGGCAGATGTTAGGATAAGCTCCAGACTATTGTTGAAACTTGCTGGTGGAAAAAGTCTTTCTAGAAGGGAAAGGCAGCAACTCACACGGACAACAGCTGATATTTTCAGGCTAGTCCCTGTTGCTGTATTTATCATAGTTCCATTCATGGAGTTATTGTTGCCTGTATTCCTGAAACTATTCCCCAACATGCTTCCATCCACTTTCCAGGACAAGTTGAAAGAAGAG GAGGCATTGAAGAGAAGGCTAAATGCAAGAATTGAATATGCCAAGTTTCTTCAAGATACCGTAAAAGAAATGGCGAAGGAGGTTCAACATTCACGAAGTGGAGATATAAAGAAGACAGCAGAAGATCTCGATGGGTTCATGAACAAG GTTAGGACAGGTGCCCGAGTTTCAAATGATGAAATTTTAGGGTTTGccaaattatttaatgatgagCTTACCTTGGATAACATTAGCAG GCCCCGCTTGGTAAACATGTGTAAATATATGGGAATCAGCCCATATGGCACTGATGCATATTTGCGTTTCATGCTCCGCAAAAGATTACAGGA GATCAAGAATGATGATAAATTGATTCAAGAAGAAGGTGTGGAGTCTCTTTCAGAAGCAGAGCTTCGTCAAGCTTGTAGAGATCGAGGATTACTTGGATTACTTTCAGTGGAGGAAATGCGACAACAG CTTAGGGATTGGCTGGATTTGTCTCTCAACCATTCTGTGCCGTCTTCCCTCTTAATTCTTTCTag AGCATTTTCTGTTTCAGGAAAGGTGGGGCCAGAGGAAGCTGTTCAAGCTACACTGTCTTCTCTGCCAGACGAGGTTGTAGATACAGTTGGGGCAACAAGTTTGCCTTCTGAAGATTCTGTTTCAGAAAGGAAGAGGAAGTTGGAATTTTTAGAAATGCAAGAGGAGCTAATCAAG gaggaggaagagaaagaagtgGAACAAGCCAAAGTGACAGAATCAGTTGGTAGCAAAAGGGATTTACCATTGGAAGAGATGGCTTCTTCAAAACCTAAACAAGCACAAGAAGAAGTAAAAGCAAAGGTACTGGACAAGCAGGAGCAACTTTGTGAGCTCAGCCGTGCATTAGCTGTTTTTGCATCAGCATCT TCAGTTAGCAGGGAACGTGAAGAATTCGTGAGGCTTGTCAAAAAGGAG GTAGATCTGTATAATAGCATGGTAGGGAAAGAGGGTACTGATGCTGAGCAAGAAGCTAGGAAAGCCTATCAAGCTGCAAGGAAGGACAGCGATCGTGCTATGGGGATAGCTTTGGAAGACAAGGTTTCTTCAGCACTTGCTGACAGG GTTGATAATATGCTCCAGACacttgaaaaagaaattgatGATGTTGATGCTAAAATTGGAGACCGCTGGCGGTTGCTAGACAG GGATGCTGATGGGAAAGTAACGCCTGAGGAAGTTGTAGCTGCAGCTATCTATCTGAAGGACACGCTGGGTAAAGAAGCAGTTCATGAACTTATCAGCAACCTTTCCAAAGATAGTG
- the LOC130977101 gene encoding uncharacterized protein LOC130977101 isoform X1, whose amino-acid sequence MASRVILQRKRSLLFNPVNQHARFILGFSSLGHGQAFESSDCEGLSQSPCCSPATTGHNKLGRSSSPAQKNDLAALAASRIFLHNYFRISNSGFRIEISPSRSKWSFQHVHYISTAATHQSGLASSNGGNEQSDAKQKKEASPEECDEAVQDLSTIKAKAKAKKLEESDKSAESIIKSLWAKILGIGPAIKAIMSMSRDDWAKKLRHWKDEFISTMKHYWFGTKLLWADVRISSRLLLKLAGGKSLSRRERQQLTRTTADIFRLVPVAVFIIVPFMELLLPVFLKLFPNMLPSTFQDKLKEEEALKRRLNARIEYAKFLQDTVKEMAKEVQHSRSGDIKKTAEDLDGFMNKVRTGARVSNDEILGFAKLFNDELTLDNISRPRLVNMCKYMGISPYGTDAYLRFMLRKRLQEIKNDDKLIQEEGVESLSEAELRQACRDRGLLGLLSVEEMRQQLRDWLDLSLNHSVPSSLLILSRYFNIYMLTCYLFEDFHSVKVCLTRTLCRAFSVSGKVGPEEAVQATLSSLPDEVVDTVGATSLPSEDSVSERKRKLEFLEMQEELIKEEEEKEVEQAKVTESVGSKRDLPLEEMASSKPKQAQEEVKAKVLDKQEQLCELSRALAVFASASSVSREREEFVRLVKKEVDLYNSMVGKEGTDAEQEARKAYQAARKDSDRAMGIALEDKVSSALADRVDNMLQTLEKEIDDVDAKIGDRWRLLDRDADGKVTPEEVVAAAIYLKDTLGKEAVHELISNLSKDSDGKILVEDILKLGKEDTEEETRS is encoded by the exons atgGCTTCGAGAGTGATTTTGCAAAGGAAAAGGAGCCTCTTGTTCAATCCTGTGAATCAACATGCTCGCTTTATTCTTGGATTCTCAAGCCTTGGGCATGGTCAAGCATTTGAGTCCAGTGATTGCGAAGGTTTGAGTCAGTCTCCCTGCTGTTCCCCGGCAACTACCGGACACAATAAACTGGGAAGAAGCTCATCTCCTGCCCAAAAGAATGATTTAGCAGCTCTAGCAGCATCGAGAATTTTCTTGCATAATTACTTTAGGATTTCAAATAGTGGATTTAGAATTGAGATTTCTCCATCAAGATCCAAGTGGTCATTCCAACATGTGCATTACATTTCCACGGCTGCAACTCATCAATCTGGATTGGCTAGCAGTAATGGGGGAAATGAACAATCAGATGCTAAACAGAAAAAGGAAGCTTCACCAGAGGAATGTGATGAAGCTGTTCAAGACTTGAGTACTATAAAAGCTAAAGCCAAGGCTAAAAAATTGGAAGAATCAGATAAGAGTGCCGAATCTATTATTAAGAGCTTATGGGCTAAGATTCTAGGAATTGGTCCAGCTATCAAAGCTATTATGTCAATGAGCAG GGATGACTGGGCCAAAAAGCTTCGCCACTGGAAGGATGAGTTTATATCTACAATGAAACACTACTGGTTTGGTACAAAACTACTTTGGGCAGATGTTAGGATAAGCTCCAGACTATTGTTGAAACTTGCTGGTGGAAAAAGTCTTTCTAGAAGGGAAAGGCAGCAACTCACACGGACAACAGCTGATATTTTCAGGCTAGTCCCTGTTGCTGTATTTATCATAGTTCCATTCATGGAGTTATTGTTGCCTGTATTCCTGAAACTATTCCCCAACATGCTTCCATCCACTTTCCAGGACAAGTTGAAAGAAGAG GAGGCATTGAAGAGAAGGCTAAATGCAAGAATTGAATATGCCAAGTTTCTTCAAGATACCGTAAAAGAAATGGCGAAGGAGGTTCAACATTCACGAAGTGGAGATATAAAGAAGACAGCAGAAGATCTCGATGGGTTCATGAACAAG GTTAGGACAGGTGCCCGAGTTTCAAATGATGAAATTTTAGGGTTTGccaaattatttaatgatgagCTTACCTTGGATAACATTAGCAG GCCCCGCTTGGTAAACATGTGTAAATATATGGGAATCAGCCCATATGGCACTGATGCATATTTGCGTTTCATGCTCCGCAAAAGATTACAGGA GATCAAGAATGATGATAAATTGATTCAAGAAGAAGGTGTGGAGTCTCTTTCAGAAGCAGAGCTTCGTCAAGCTTGTAGAGATCGAGGATTACTTGGATTACTTTCAGTGGAGGAAATGCGACAACAG CTTAGGGATTGGCTGGATTTGTCTCTCAACCATTCTGTGCCGTCTTCCCTCTTAATTCTTTCTaggtattttaatatttatatgttAACTTGTTATCTATTTGAGGATTTTCATTCTGTAAAGGTATGCCTCACTCGCACCCTCTGTAGAGCATTTTCTGTTTCAGGAAAGGTGGGGCCAGAGGAAGCTGTTCAAGCTACACTGTCTTCTCTGCCAGACGAGGTTGTAGATACAGTTGGGGCAACAAGTTTGCCTTCTGAAGATTCTGTTTCAGAAAGGAAGAGGAAGTTGGAATTTTTAGAAATGCAAGAGGAGCTAATCAAG gaggaggaagagaaagaagtgGAACAAGCCAAAGTGACAGAATCAGTTGGTAGCAAAAGGGATTTACCATTGGAAGAGATGGCTTCTTCAAAACCTAAACAAGCACAAGAAGAAGTAAAAGCAAAGGTACTGGACAAGCAGGAGCAACTTTGTGAGCTCAGCCGTGCATTAGCTGTTTTTGCATCAGCATCT TCAGTTAGCAGGGAACGTGAAGAATTCGTGAGGCTTGTCAAAAAGGAG GTAGATCTGTATAATAGCATGGTAGGGAAAGAGGGTACTGATGCTGAGCAAGAAGCTAGGAAAGCCTATCAAGCTGCAAGGAAGGACAGCGATCGTGCTATGGGGATAGCTTTGGAAGACAAGGTTTCTTCAGCACTTGCTGACAGG GTTGATAATATGCTCCAGACacttgaaaaagaaattgatGATGTTGATGCTAAAATTGGAGACCGCTGGCGGTTGCTAGACAG GGATGCTGATGGGAAAGTAACGCCTGAGGAAGTTGTAGCTGCAGCTATCTATCTGAAGGACACGCTGGGTAAAGAAGCAGTTCATGAACTTATCAGCAACCTTTCCAAAGATAGTG
- the LOC130976728 gene encoding transcription termination factor MTEF18, mitochondrial-like: protein MNLFLLQVPMFSLFLRRHFFSTKLPTLSKVPTRHRTFALREAQNALTDYLHATRCLQFTYAEHIGNKALCSLMSLIAKVDFSAPTFSKSFQKFLRYHPINEFEVFFESIGIEYSMVSELLPRDKVFFSEDVILFNAACTLCDFGFPWEKLGLLYMAESSIFGMNAEQLNRRLCGFKGFGFGSVEVIGICLAFPFVLLEEGQVRAGRIERLLSDLKLIFLDFGLGRFVEGDVDSWHDMCRKLRVFYDLDSRKGELGELIGRHKSIFIDYREEELVNKVDYFCRFGVKKEEVAQLILQCPEILKMDLEKPVFNVMKLLTHFGLSTEDMEEVSRSYGHVMGTNKMANLPNVMKALGLQEWFFKKIKDGNHMLLADYIARYPKEEQDLDYQEGLRIIRSLKTRVHNIGKLNFLLGLGFGENTLSINLLNHLHGTSTELHERFDCLLRSKIEFSRLCMMVRTTPRILNQNSETIEQKVNFFHQEMGTTLNHVETFPAILYYHLEDRIIPRYRFHKWLSGKGLSCKKYSIRSMIANNEKKFVARVFKIHPAAPKHWFERFRHGKLPV from the exons ATGAACCTCTTTCTCCTCCAAGTGCCCATGTTCTCCTTGTTCCTCCGCCGCCATTTCTTCTCCACCAAGCTCCCTACCCTCTCCAAGGTCCCCACGCGTCACAGAACCTTCGCTCTCCGTGAAGCCCAGAACGCCCTCACTGACTACCTTCATGCCACCAG GTGCTTGCAATTTACCTATGCAGAGCACATTGGCAACAAAGCCCTTTGTTCCCTCATGAGTCTCATTGCAAAGGTAGATTTTTCAGCCCCTACTTTCTCTAAAAGCTTTCAGAAGTTCCTTAGGTACCACCCTATTAATGAATTCGAGGTCTTCTTCGAGAGCATAGGGATAGAGTACAGTATGGTGTCTGAGTTGTTGCCTCGTGACAAGGTGTTCTTTTCTGAAGATGTGATCCTCTTTAATGCTGCTTGCACTCTTTGTGATTTCGGGTTTCCCTGGGAGAAGTTGGGGTTGTTGTATATGGCAGAAAGTTCAATATTTGGCATGAATGCTGAACAGTTGAATAGAAGGCTTTGTGGATTTAAAGGGTTTGGTTTTGGTAGCGTTGAGGTTATTGGTATATGTTTGGCTTTCCCTTTTGTTTTACTTGAGGAAGGCCAAGTGAGAGCTGGAAGAATTGAGCGACTCTTAAGTGATCTGAAAttgatatttttggattttgggTTGGGAAGGTTTGTTGAGGGAGATGTGGATTCTTGGCATGATATGTGTAGAAAATTAAGGGTGTTTTATGATTTAGATAGTCGGAAAGGTGAGTTAGGCGAACTAATCGGAAGGCATAAAAGTATATTTATCGATTATAGAGAAGAAGAGTTAGTTAATAAAGTGGATTATTTCTGTAGATTTGGTGTGAAGAAGGAGGAAGTGGCTCAATTGATTTTACAATGCCCGGAAATATTGAAAATGGATCTGGAGAAGCCGGTATTCAATGTAATGAAGCTGTTGACACACTTTGGCCTTAGCACTGAAGATATGGAGGAAGTAAGTCGGAGTTATGGTCATGTTATGGGAACAAATAAAATGGCTAATCTTCCTAATGTAATGAAGGCTTTAGGCTTACAAGAGTGGTTCTTCAAGAAAATCAAGGATGGAAATCATATGTTGTTAGCAGATTATATCGCAAGATATCCTAAAGAAGAACAGGATCTAGATTATCAAGAAGGTTTAAGGATAATTAGAAGTTTAAAAACACGGGTTCATAATATCGGTAAATTAAATTTCTTGCTTGGCTTGGGCTTTGGAGAAAATACTTTGTCCATAAACCTTTTGAATCATCTTCATGGCACTAGTACTGAGCTGCATGAAAGATTCGATTGCCTCCTACGTTCAAAGATTGAATTCTCCCGGCTCTGTATGATGGTAAGAACAACCCCAAGGATTCTTAACCAAAATTCGGAAACCATTGAGCAAAAGGTGAATTTCTTCCACCAGGAAATGGGAACTACTTTAAATCATGTGGAAACTTTTCCTGCAATATTGTATTATCACTTAGAGGACCGGATTATACCTAGGTACAGATTCCATAAGTGGCTTTCAGGAAAAGGTCTGAGTTGTAAGAAATATTCTATTCGAAGTATGATTGCAAACAACGAAAAAAAGTTTGTAGCTCGTGTCTTCAAAATTCATCCAGCTGCTCCAAAACATTGGTTTGAGCGATTCCGGCATGGTAAGTTGCCAGTGTAA